GTTTTCAACCTCAAAAACAGATATCCTGATAGTTACCATGATCAGAATATCATGGCCCACCATTCCAGTCTTTCCAGGGAACTGCGACTGGAAGCAGAGAATAAGTTAAAGGAGGGTGAGTTGAAGGTTGTGGTTTCCTCCACCAGTCTGGAGCTGGGAATTGATATTGGTTACATTGACTTGGTGGTACTGGTTTCCAGTCCCAAATCTGTCTCCAGAGCCCTGCAGAGGATAGGTAGAAGTGGTCATCAATTGCATGAAAAGTCCAAGGGCAGGATGATGGTAGTGGACCGTGATGATCTGGTGGAATGTGCCCTCATCCTTAAAAACGCCCTAGAGGGAAAGATCGATGAAATACATATCCCAAAAAACTGTCTGGATGTTTTATCCCAGCAAATTTATGGTATGGCCATTGAACAGCGCTGGGATCTCGATGAAACCTTCCAACTTATCAAGGGAAGTTATCCCTACCGTGAACTTACAGAAGAAGATTACAAGAGTGTTTTAAGTTACCTTGCAGGAGAGTACACCCGTCTGGAGGACCGTTACGTCTACGCCAAGATATGGGTGGACTGGGATGAAAATCGTATGGGAAAAAGGGGAAAACTGGCCCGTATGCTGTATTCGACCAACATTGGAACCATACCCGACCGCAGCGCAGCAGTGGTTAAATGTGGTGGCGAGGTGGTGGGCCGTATTGAAGAAGATTTCATGGAAAAACTCAAAAATAGAGATAGTTTCGTCTTAGGCGGCCGAATCTATCGTTTCAATTATGCCCGGGGAATGAGTGTTAATGTCAGCCCGGCCTCAGGCCCTCCCACCATTCCCTCCTGGTTTTCAGAGCAGCTTCCATTATCCTTCGACCTGGCCATGGCCATTGGAAAGTTCCGGGGAATACTGGAATGGGAGTTTAAAAAGGGTAGGAGTAAGAATGAGATCATTGAATTCATACACCAGTATCTCTACTTGGATCACAACGCTGCCAATTCTATATACCAGTACTTCCGGGAGCAGTACCTTTACGCAGTGGTACCCAACCTTAAAACTCTTCTGGTGGAATATTACACTGGTTTTGGTGGTCGTAAGTTTGTGGTGTTCCATTCCCTCTTTGGCAGAAGGGTTAATGATGCAATTAGCCGTGCCCTGGCCTATGTTATTGCCCGAAGATACCGTCACGATGTGATGATTTCCATCTCAGATAATGGATTCTACCTTTCCAGTGAAGGTAAGATCGGTGCTCTGGAGGCTTTCAAGGAGCTCACACCCAAAAACCTGGAAGAATACCTTAAAGAAGCAATTGACCGTACAGAAACACTGGCCGGACGGTTCAGGCACTGTGCTGGACGTTCACTCATGATCCTCAGGCGTTACAAGGGTCAGGAAAAATCTGTGGGGCGTCAGCAGGTTAAGGGTAAGATCCTCTTAAAGTTCGTCAAGGAACTGGACCCCAATTTCCCCATTCTCAAGGAAGCACGAAGGGAAGTTACCGAAGACTTCATGGATGTTAAGAATGCCCAAAAAGTTTTGGAATTAATTGAAAATGGTAAAATGGAGATTAAACAGATTAACACTAAAATACCATCACCATTCGCCTTTAACCTGGTATCCCAGGGATATCTAGATGTTTTAAAGTATGAAGAGAGGATAGAATTCATTCGCAGGATGCATGAAGCTATAATTAAAGAGATTGGAAGATGAACAACTACTCCTTTTTGTAACCTTTTATTAAATTTATCCTGGATTCTATTTTAATTTGAATTTTTATTTCTATTTTTTTATTCTAATTTTATTTCTACTAATTTTATTCCAGCTTAAGCCCCATTAAGGAGTATACATTTCTCATTATAATCATAACCGAAATCGTATCATTACAGTTAAATAATCAGGAGTCATAATCAATAAATACTTAAGGCCAACGGTGACGTTATGAACAGAATAAAAGATATATTAAACCCTAAAACAGGTTTCATAAGAGTATCATGGTGTGATAATGCCAATATCATCCGGGCAAAAGCAGTTTGCGTGAATTCTGTGAAGGATGATGAAATTTCAGTGGGTATTTCCCGTGGTCAGCAGGGAGTTCCAGTGATGTATGATGGAGTTGTAGCAGGATGCGGCCTGGATCCAGTGGGTGAGATAACATTAAAGGGTGATATGTCAACTTTAACACCAATACCCTATGCTCCAGGTCATGCAAGGGTCATGGGAGACATGTTCCATGAAGGGAAGGTTTGGGGTAACTGTCCTCGTGGATTTTTGAAAAAAATGATCGCCACTCTTCAAGAGGAAGGTTTAGAGGTTAAAGCAGCATTTGAAAATGAATTTTACCTTTTAAAACATGATGATAAGAGGAAGAGGGATAATAAGAATGGTAAAAATAATAAAAACAACAATAATAATGTATCAATCGAACCATCCGAGTTTACCCCCTTTGCATCCACCCACTCCATGAATTTAAACCACCACATCATCAGCGAAATAATTGAAGCATTAATCGCCCAGAACATCACTGTCCAACAGTATTATCCAGAGTCTGGTCCTGGTCAGCACGAAATAACTGTCCAATATTCTGATGCACTAAAT
The Methanobacterium sp. DNA segment above includes these coding regions:
- a CDS encoding ATP-dependent helicase; protein product: MITRQEKKYSDKDIYNILHPWAREWFQGKFKTFSEAQRQSIVDIHQGKNVLVSSPTGSGKTLTAFLSIISELTRLADQEILEDRVYCLYISPLKALDNDIEKNLEEPLTEIEKISGRKLGIRKAVRTGDTSQYERSKMLKNPPHILITTPESLSILLCAPKFREKLSKIRYVIVDEIHSLAENKRGVHLSLSLERLEHLTGGFVRIGLSATVHPLERMAEFLVGYHYGQPRDCLVVDVNYLKQLDMEVICPVKDIIATEPDETNKAMYRMLHDLVQEHQTTLIFTNTRSGTESVVFNLKNRYPDSYHDQNIMAHHSSLSRELRLEAENKLKEGELKVVVSSTSLELGIDIGYIDLVVLVSSPKSVSRALQRIGRSGHQLHEKSKGRMMVVDRDDLVECALILKNALEGKIDEIHIPKNCLDVLSQQIYGMAIEQRWDLDETFQLIKGSYPYRELTEEDYKSVLSYLAGEYTRLEDRYVYAKIWVDWDENRMGKRGKLARMLYSTNIGTIPDRSAAVVKCGGEVVGRIEEDFMEKLKNRDSFVLGGRIYRFNYARGMSVNVSPASGPPTIPSWFSEQLPLSFDLAMAIGKFRGILEWEFKKGRSKNEIIEFIHQYLYLDHNAANSIYQYFREQYLYAVVPNLKTLLVEYYTGFGGRKFVVFHSLFGRRVNDAISRALAYVIARRYRHDVMISISDNGFYLSSEGKIGALEAFKELTPKNLEEYLKEAIDRTETLAGRFRHCAGRSLMILRRYKGQEKSVGRQQVKGKILLKFVKELDPNFPILKEARREVTEDFMDVKNAQKVLELIENGKMEIKQINTKIPSPFAFNLVSQGYLDVLKYEERIEFIRRMHEAIIKEIGR